In one Lachnospiraceae bacterium GAM79 genomic region, the following are encoded:
- the cysS gene encoding cysteine--tRNA ligase, whose amino-acid sequence MKIFNTLTRTKEEFVPINEGKVGIYVCGPTVYDYIHIGNARPMIVFDTLRRYLTYKGYDVNYVSNFTDVDDKIIKRANEEGVDSKVISERFIAETKKDMAAMNVQEATTHPKATEEIPDMIEMIKTLIEKGHAYEVNGTVYFRTRSFADYGKLSHKNIDDLESGHRAENHQLKVSGQDEKEDPLDFVLWKPKKEGEPFWESPWGEGRPGWHLECSVMSKKYIGDIIDIHAGGEDLIFPHHENEIAQSEAANDKEFARYWMHNGFLKINNEKMSKSLGNFFTVREIADKYPLQVIRFFMLSAHYRSPLNFSADLVEASKNGLERILTAVDKLKSLAPADVEGSDVSVEAELDGYTKRFETAMDDDLNTADAISVIFELVKYTNINISNDTPKKTVDLAIRTIEKLCDILGIITEREEELLDSDIEALINERQEARKAKNFARADEIRNMLSDKGIILEDTREGVKWKRA is encoded by the coding sequence ATGAAGATTTTTAATACTCTTACAAGAACAAAAGAAGAATTTGTACCGATCAATGAAGGTAAAGTAGGAATCTATGTCTGCGGACCTACTGTATATGATTATATCCACATCGGAAACGCAAGACCAATGATCGTATTTGACACATTGAGACGGTATCTCACATATAAGGGATACGATGTAAATTATGTATCCAATTTTACAGATGTTGATGATAAGATCATCAAACGTGCAAATGAAGAAGGTGTTGATTCTAAGGTGATCTCTGAGCGTTTCATTGCAGAGACAAAGAAGGATATGGCAGCGATGAATGTACAGGAAGCTACGACACATCCAAAGGCTACCGAAGAGATCCCGGATATGATCGAGATGATCAAGACACTGATTGAAAAAGGACATGCATATGAAGTAAATGGCACTGTATATTTCCGTACCAGAAGCTTTGCAGACTATGGTAAATTATCCCATAAGAATATTGATGATCTGGAATCCGGACACAGAGCAGAGAACCATCAGCTTAAGGTTTCCGGTCAGGATGAGAAGGAAGATCCACTGGATTTCGTTCTCTGGAAGCCAAAGAAAGAGGGGGAACCGTTCTGGGAGTCACCATGGGGTGAAGGAAGACCGGGCTGGCATCTGGAATGTTCTGTTATGTCTAAGAAATATATCGGTGATATCATTGATATCCATGCAGGTGGTGAGGATCTGATCTTCCCACACCACGAAAATGAGATCGCACAGAGTGAAGCAGCAAATGATAAGGAATTTGCAAGATACTGGATGCATAACGGTTTCTTAAAGATCAACAACGAGAAGATGTCCAAGTCACTTGGCAACTTCTTTACAGTAAGAGAGATCGCAGACAAATATCCACTTCAGGTTATTCGTTTCTTTATGCTGTCTGCTCACTACAGAAGTCCATTGAACTTCTCGGCTGATCTGGTAGAGGCATCCAAGAATGGTCTGGAACGTATCCTGACTGCTGTTGACAAGTTAAAGTCACTTGCGCCGGCAGATGTGGAGGGTTCCGATGTTTCTGTCGAGGCAGAATTAGATGGATATACAAAACGATTTGAAACAGCTATGGACGATGATCTGAATACAGCAGATGCGATCTCAGTTATCTTTGAATTAGTAAAATATACAAATATCAATATTTCAAATGATACACCAAAGAAAACAGTAGATCTGGCAATCCGGACGATTGAGAAGCTGTGTGATATTCTTGGTATCATTACAGAGCGGGAAGAAGAACTGTTAGATTCTGATATCGAGGCTTTGATCAATGAACGTCAGGAAGCAAGAAAAGCAAAGAATTTTGCAAGAGCAGATGAGATCCGTAACATGCTCAGTGATAAGGGCATTATTCTTGAGGATACAAGAGAAGGAGTAAAATGGAAAAGAGCTTAG
- the rlmB gene encoding 23S rRNA (guanosine(2251)-2'-O)-methyltransferase RlmB, whose amino-acid sequence MEENRNEKFEIEGRNAVMEAFRSGKTVDKLYLQDGCHDGSINSIVREAKKQETIINYVSKEKLNQMSSTGKHQGVIAHVAAYEYSAIDEIFAKAEEKGQPPFIFILDEIEDPHNLGAIVRTANLCGAHGVIIPKRRAVGITATVVKASAGAIAYTPVVKVTNLAKTIDELKKRGMWFACADMDGELMYRCNLTGPMGLVIGNEGTGVSRLVKEKCDYVVSIPMSGDIDSLNASVAAGVLGYEVVRQRMGVK is encoded by the coding sequence ATGGAAGAAAACAGAAATGAAAAGTTTGAGATAGAGGGTAGAAATGCAGTTATGGAAGCATTTCGTTCCGGTAAAACAGTTGACAAGTTATATCTGCAGGATGGCTGTCATGATGGCAGTATCAATTCAATCGTGCGTGAAGCAAAGAAGCAGGAGACGATTATTAATTATGTTTCGAAAGAGAAGCTGAACCAGATGTCTTCGACCGGGAAACATCAGGGTGTGATCGCTCATGTGGCAGCCTATGAATATTCAGCGATCGATGAGATCTTTGCAAAGGCTGAGGAAAAAGGACAGCCGCCATTTATCTTTATTTTGGATGAGATTGAAGATCCTCATAATCTTGGCGCGATCGTTCGTACAGCGAATCTGTGCGGTGCACATGGCGTTATTATTCCGAAACGAAGAGCGGTCGGAATTACAGCAACAGTTGTTAAGGCTTCTGCCGGTGCAATCGCATATACACCGGTGGTTAAGGTAACAAATCTGGCGAAGACGATTGATGAATTGAAAAAACGTGGTATGTGGTTTGCCTGTGCTGATATGGATGGAGAACTGATGTACCGCTGCAATCTGACCGGACCGATGGGACTTGTGATCGGAAATGAGGGTACAGGTGTCAGTCGTCTGGTAAAAGAAAAATGTGATTATGTTGTATCCATACCAATGAGTGGAGATATCGATTCATTAAATGCTTCGGTTGCGGCCGGAGTATTGGGATATGAGGTTGTCCGTCAGAGGATGGGTGTGAAATAG